TCTCGCCTCTATGCGTTACTTGTTAGTCGGGCTAACCCTGAACAGCCCTGTCGATCACGGTCTGTATTCTGTACCCTGTATTTGCCGGCCCTCGACTgtaagcccgtagatcgggctgtctttacACAGCCCTGTCGCTTCCGACCTGTGActggtgacttgcacttccggatcttcgagtcgcagacctgcagaccgagccgtttctacacagccctgccgcttccgacctttgatttgtggcttgcacttccgggccttcgagtcgcagacctgcagaccgagccgtcTCTGCACAGCCCTGCTGCTTCCGACCTTTGATTTGTTTCCTGTCCCTCGACCATAGGCCTGCAGCTCGAGCTGCCTCTGCCcagctctgtcgatcccgacctgtaccctagGTTCCGCTTGCCGACTTCCTTTGTTTTCCCACGGCCTTGCCTGCTTGAACAacaagtctgcctgacctctgCCTATTCCATAGGCTAGCCttttgactgcctagtcagcttgactattgaccgccacgttctcttgacttttgaccgctatatggccgTGACCTTTCtcatcctttcctcttgggcccctccactgCCAACCGTATCAGgtcctataaaaattttctatcgaaGAAATACACGTAGAAGCCCATCTTGAGATTTAATGTTGTTAGATCCACTCcccattagaaaaaaaaacttcATAATATGTCATAACTAACACTTAGTCTAACACTAGAGAAACTAACCGTAAGACCTACCCTCGGGCACAACTGATTGTTTATTTCTCTACGAACTTTAATTTCAGACAGCTGATGGACAATTAATCATCGTACATACATACTACTTGGGCAAACCACGCTGGCACACCCACGTTTATCCTCCACGATTCATATCTCACTCACTCCCTGACCAGTGAAACACTACAATAAAGCATAGGGTACAACAGTGACGCGTCATGAAAGGTATAAGGGACATAAAGCTGTATTGCCTTAATATATACCCTCGCCCTTATTAATTGATTGTCTCCCTCACTGGTCCAGCCAATTATAACATGCCTTCTCGGCCCCATCCCGATCCTGGCCCGTACAGCACCGGTTGGCTTGTCCTCGTGCCTTCTGTGCCCAGCAACTTGGGCGCAGTCGATTCCTGATCAGTTCGCCCGTTCCACTGATTGGATCAAAATGGAGGGAAAAAGTAGAACTGCCCGTTCTAATGTTTGCCCTACAAAATTTTTCAACTGAGTCCTTTCCAAAATCTGGCACACTACTGTAGTTTGGCATCAGACTGCCCTGACAATTAAGCTCCTTTACAATTGCTCCTCCTGATCACGCTACGCTGGAACACTGCAGTGAACTTGTACGAGAAAAGCGCTGCAGCATGCTTTTTAGGGGagaaacaataaataaaaagaggagaagaagggaaggcACAGGTCAAACTTTACGTGATACCAGTTTGGTGGTTCTACTTCATGGTATCGCGACGCTGGACTGGAGTGGACTCTTGTGTCATAAAATCGCTGCACCAGTCATAAAACTTTACAGCAACCCACTTTGATTCTTCGACATACAATTCACCATGGTCCATGCCCACATGGAGATCAGAGCACCATTAAAGCAACAAAAACGACCACCGAACCACTGCACAGCCTCCACTCCACCTTTTCCCTGGTTTCCCTTTTGGTTTTACCCCTTTCTCAGTTTATAAATTGCATTAGCTAGTTAGCTCGGCTAGCAAGCAACAAGGGAGCTAGGGCCATGTTATCTATTCCACAGGAAGAAGACAGTCAGCTGGCCAAAGTCCACGGGCACAGACAGATCCGTTAGAAGGATCGAAGCTCCAAAATCCCCTCAGAATGGCCGTTAGCTGCGGCCAAAGGCGACCGAGCTTGATCGACACCTTCCTTGTGTTGTGTCTTCTCCTACCTTCCAGTACTGTAAATAGTACGCCTGTTGCGGCGCATAGGAGGACCATCAGTGCTCACCTCAGGAGGCTCAACAAGCCTGCTGTCAAGACAATTAAGGCATGCATTATTCTCCTTCCGATCTCCCTCTGTCTCTCTTTCTTAGTTCAATCAGGGTGGAATATGTAATCACTGCATCTTCGTGCAGAGTCCCGACGGCGATCTTATAGACTGCATTCCCTCTCATCTGCAACCGGCATTTGATCATCCGAAGCTAAGGGGGCCGGGCCGACGAAGACCATTGGTATGCGTGTCACTAAAGACGAGCGCGCTGTTGATTGTTGATTCTCAATCAATGGATGCCGTGAGCTTGCGTTGGTTGGAATTTGTTGCAGGATCCACCTGAGAGACCCAAAGGCCACAACgcaagcagcagcagcagcagcttcCATGTCCAGGCATGGGCGAGTTCCGGCGAGTCGTGCCCAGAGGAAACCGTGCCGATACGAAGAACGATGCGAGAAGACATATTGAGGGCCAGCTCCATTCAGAGATTTGGCAGGAAGCCGGCGGTTGCCGCACTGCGCCGTGATTCAATAAGCTCCGCCCATGAGGTTGAGTAAATGACCAGCTGCATGCCCATTCTATTGAACAACTAGTTtctcttaatcaattaatttatttcTCACTGGGAATAATTAAGTAAACAACAGAGCGTAGTAGGTGTCCTAGTTAATAACTAGAGATTGGATCATGAAAACTAGTTAAATCGATGAAGCTGACAAAGATGCATGCACACTCAGATcataagaaaagaaccttcatGAGGACCTACAGGAGACAGATGGAGCATTGactcactatttttttttaaaaaaaaaaaccatttcCATGATCTGTAAATGTTCAGCTAGTTAACTTCTCTATTAATTAATTAGTAGATGCAACATGAGACCTTGAGATTGCTTAAGATATTTGCAGCATGCAATTGGCTACGCCATGGGAAACCATTACTACGGCGCGAAAGCCGGTCTGAACGTGTGGACGCCAAGAGTAACGAGCGCGTCCGAATTCAGCTTATCGCAGATTTGGGTGATCTCAGGATCGTTTAGCCACGATTTAAACACCATCGAAGCGGGATGGCAGGTTAACTAAAAGCTTGACATCTACGTTTGAATTTCCTTGAACAAAATTCCTTTGGATCTAAACTTTCTATAATCTCAGCTAGCGTTCGAATGTCATTTTCTATGTGCGCTTGCAGTACTAGCTTCGCTTGCCTTGTATGCGAGTGAATTATCTTGCTGTTTACTTTTCAGGTAAGTCCTCAGCTTTATGGAGACAACAGGCCCCGGTTCTTCACTTACTGGACTGTAAGCGTCTTCACCAAATTCAATGAAGTGAAGGagactat
This region of Zingiber officinale cultivar Zhangliang chromosome 9A, Zo_v1.1, whole genome shotgun sequence genomic DNA includes:
- the LOC122018663 gene encoding uncharacterized protein LOC122018663, whose translation is MAVSCGQRRPSLIDTFLVLCLLLPSSTVNSTPVAAHRRTISAHLRRLNKPAVKTIKSPDGDLIDCIPSHLQPAFDHPKLRGPGRRRPLDPPERPKGHNASSSSSSFHVQAWASSGESCPEETVPIRRTMREDILRASSIQRFGRKPAVAALRRDSISSAHEHAIGYAMGNHYYGAKAGLNVWTPRVTSASEFSLSQIWVISGSFSHDLNTIEAGWQVSPQLYGDNRPRFFTYWTSDAYRETGCYNLLCSGFVQTNNKIAIGAAISPTSSLNNRQFDISLLIWKDPTHGNWWLELGSGMLVGYWPSFLFSHLARHASMLQFGGEVVNIRRSGRHTSTQMGSGRFATEGIRRASYFRNLQAVDWDNSLVPLPNLRLLADHPNCYSIRGGVNAVWGNYFYYGGPGRNFRCP